ATATTACGACAATGAAGTTCTTTAAACTCATAGAACTCGTTTGGCAAAATCTCGTTTCTTCCCCAATAAATCGGTTTAGGTCGTGGAGATTCTTCAACAATTTTCCCGCCATATTTACCACTTCCAGGTCCGAAAAATACTTGATCATCTGTTGCATCTAACACAGTATCTGAATGATCGATTAGCCATATTTGATTTTTAAATCCTAATTCTCTTATTTCGTCTAATATTCTATTTAAAGTATCATGGTCAAGACCTACCGAAATTTCATCGATGATAATAACTGTATTTTCACTAGTTGTCATAAATTCGGCTAGATAAAGTCGAGTTATTTCTCCACCGGATAATGTTCCTGTAATTCGATTTAGGGATAAATAGCCAACATTCATTTTGATGATATTGTTTAGTAAATGCAGTTTTGCTTCACTTATTTGTAATTCTGCTGCTAGTGATAAGATTGTTTCTACACTTAGGTTATTAATATCTGAAATAGAATGTGGACGATCAAATAACTCAATTGTGTATTCTTCAATTTTTTGATTATAGCGGTTTCCTTTACACTTTTTACATTCGATATTTTTTGTAATTCCGCGGCCTTTACAATCCGGACACCATCCTAATTCATTATTAAACGAAAAAACTTCTGGAGAAAGATTAAACTTTTCTGCAAGACTTACACGAATGTCCTTAAAAACACCTGTATGTGTTCCAAGTGTTGAACGGGGATTAGTCGAAATGGACGATTTGCCTAGGAAAAGTACTAATGGCATTTCTTCCATCTTAATTGCACTGAAATTTGTTTCCATTATGTTTGGGAATAAGTATTGATATTCTGCCTTTGGAAGTAAAGAAACTAGACGTTTCTTTGACTCCTCACCAATTGTTTGACAAAAAGTTGTTTTACCAGAACCAGATAATCCAGCAATTCCCAATGACTGATTCTGAGGTAAAATTGCATCTAATTTATTAATATTATTTGCAATTAAATGACTTATTTTCAAATTATTATCCTCTCTTGTTTCGTGAAATTTGAATAAATTATGTATGCTCTTTCCTTATATGACCTTTATTTTATGCATTTATACTTACAATCAATAGTTTACCAATATAAGACAATCCAAGCTATAGAACGTGAATGAAAAAATAATTTATATTTGAAGGATTTCACAAAAGTATCAAAAACCGAAATATTATTTCTCTATTTTTTAGATTTTTTTGAAATTTTATTTCAAAAATTATAGACAATACTTTCCATTTTTGGTAGTTTTATATTATGAAAGCGCTACTAATTTAATAGAAAGTAAGGTGGAACACTTATGAAGAAAAGAAAACTTGGAAAATATGCGATTGCAGCTACAGTTGGTGCATCTTTATTATTTCAACAAATACAAAATGTTCATGCTGAAACTACTTTACAGAACTCAATCCCGCCTAAGCATGAGATGCGAGCAGCATGGATTGCATCAGTAGTAAACATAGATTGGCCATCAGCAACTGGATTATCTGAAATGCAACAAAAATCGGAGTTTATTAAACTATTAGATGATGTGGAAAAGATGGGAATGAATTCAGTTGTTGTCCAAATTAAACCGACCGCTGATGCTTTTTATCCTTCTAAATATGGTCCATGGTCTAAATATTTAACTGGTACGCAAGGCAAGGATCCGGGCTATGATCCACTTGCATTTATGGTTGAGGAAGCACATAAACGTAATATTGAGTTTCATGCTTGGTTTAATCCTTATCGTATTACAATGCCTCGAACTGCACCAGGAAATGCGACTTTAGATGACTTAAATACTTTAGCAGAAAACCATCCTGCAAGAAAACATCCTGAATGGGTAGTCCCATATGGAAAGCAATTATATTTTGATCCAGGTAATCCTGACGCACGTCAATTTATTATTGAGGGCATAATGGAAGTAGTAAAAAAATATGATATCGATGCAGTGCACTTGGATGATTATTTTTATCCATATCGTATCGCAGGTCAAGAATTTCCAGATCAATCCTCCTACGAGAAATATGGTAAACAAAAGTTTGCTAATATTGAAGATTGGAGACGAGATAATGTAAATCAGTTCGTAAAAATTCTTCATAATTCAATAAAAAATGAAAAATCTTATGTGAAATTTGGGATTAGTCCTTTTGGAGTTTGGCGAAATATAGCAAAAGACCCTACTGGTTCAAATACTACTGCTGGTCAAACAAATTATGATGATTTATTTGCTGACACAAGAGAATGGATTAATAAAGAATATCTAGATTATATTACTCCGCAAATCTATTGGAATATAGGATTTGAACCTGCTGCGTATGATATACTTGCGAATTGGTGGACGAAGGAAGTAAAAGGTAAGAATATTGATTTATATATTGGACAAGCTGATTACAAAATTAACGATAACAATGCAGCTTGGGCTTTACCTGATGAATTACCAAGTCAAATTGCATTAAATCGTACAATTCCTGAAATCAAAGGTAGTATGCATTTTTCAATTTCAGACTTAAATCGAAATCCACTTGGTATTAAAGATCGTTTAAGCCAAGACTTATATAGTACAAAAGCATTAATTCCAGCAATGCCATGGTTAGATGACCAAGCTCCAAAGAAACCAAAAATCGAAAACGCTTCTCGTACAAAAGATGGAATCCAACTTACTTTGAATACTCACTCTAATGATCAAGATGTTGCATATTATGTTGTATACCGTTTTGATGGATTACATAAAGATAGCATTGACGATCCAAGAAACATCTTAACTACTGTTCGTAAATCGGAAAATGGTAAAACAACAACATATTTAGATACAACAGCAAATATAGATAAAGAATACACTTATGAAATAACTGCAGTAGATCGACTTCATAATGAAAGTAAAGTAAGCAATCAAATAAAGGTTAAAGCTAGTATAAAATAGGTTGGAATATAAAGCTTGCACTTAAACAAACTATTATTTTTTTCTCTGTTATACTTTTAAAAAAAAGGGATTTTTATGAAATATCTAAAAATATCAAGAATAATTTCGCTCTTTTTAGTTGGTTTTTATGCATTAAATTCAGAACATATTGTAAACTATATAGCTAATAACAAAGATATTTAAAAAATACTTGTTTTTATTAATGTAATAGTAATAGGTCGTTTCTTTTACTTTTTTAAACATAAAAAGAAAGTTTCAAAATGATGAAACCTTCTTTTTTTTGATCATTTTTTTACTTTAACTATATTAGTATTTGCTGATTTAATTTTTGTTCTGTTTTTATCAGTGTAGCTTATCCCCTTACTAGCTAATGTATTAATATCATTTTGTATATTTTCGAATACTTCTAATGCCTCTTTATTGATTTCATTTTCATTAAGTTTTTCTTGTAATTTGGTTGAATCATTATTTGATTCAGCATAAGTTTTTCCAGAAGTTAACCCTAATAATAGAGTTAAGATGATAATAGTTGAAAGTACTGTTTTAAATGATTTATACAAATTTAGGTCCTCCTTCTTTATTTTAGCTTTTGCCAAATTTTAACATTTTTTATTATAATTAAATCAAAATAATTGTTACAATTAATCGAATTATAAGACTTCATTAAAATATTAATTGGGAAGTACCGATATTTTTGGTAATTTCACACTTAAAAATTTCAACACAAAAACAGCCAATTTTTTCTATATTTGAAAAATTGGCTGTTTTTTAATTGATAAGTGGACAAAATGGGTCTAATTTTTTAATTCGATTTAAATCAGAAAATGTTTATATTATATTGTAGATTTCATAATTACCGCTTTAATCATAAAATAACTAATTTCAGAAGGTAATTCATCTTTAATAGGTCGAAGTTTTTCGCTTCCAACTGTATTAATTACATCTTTAATTTGTTTTTCAATATCATTAGGAACTACTTCATCCCAGTCAAAATGATCATCTTCCATTGCACTTTGCAGAATATGATTTTCAACTGTAGTCGTATTTAATCCTCTCTCTTTCGCAATTTCAGAAATATGAAGTCCGTTTTGATAAGATTCGTATGATATTTTGTGTGAAGGTACTTTGTTAATAGTTATTGCTTTTGTTTTTTTTGTCTCTACTTCAATATGATTTTCTTCTTTATACTTCTTGATTACTTCTATAAATTGTTTTCCAAATTTTTGTTGTTTTTGCAATCCGACACCTTTTGCTTGTAGGAATTCTTCATCAGTAGTAGGAAGTAATTTACATAAATCTCGTAAAGTACTATCTGCAAATACGACAAAAGGTGGTACTCCAAGTTCCGTAGCAATTTCTTTACGTAAACTTCGTAATTGATCAAATAAATCATTATCAACGTTTGTAATTTCAGAAACTTGGATTTCTTCTTTTTTCATTACGTTTATTTTATTTAATAGTACTTCTCTTCCCCTATTTGTTACAGTTAACAATGGGAATTTACCACTTGTTACACCAATAAATTGTTCCGATGTTAAATAATCAATTAAGTCACCGACACTTTTTAATGTACGTGTTTTAAATAAACCGTATGTCGTTAAAGTATGAAAATTTAAGTCTATTAATTTTTTATTCATTGATCCTGTTAGAACTGACGCAACCATCGTTTTACCAAATCTTTCGCCCATTCGAATAATGCATGATAGAACGATTTGAGCATCAATTGTAATGTCTATTGAAGTTCTTTGATCAATACAATTACTACATTTACCACAGGAGTGGTCAGTTTCATCTCCAAAGTATTTTAAAATAAATGCCTGTAAACATGTTTCGCAATAACTGTAATCCTTCATTGATTGTAGTTTTGAAATTTCTTGTTTTAGACGATTATGTTCAAAAGTAGATTGTTCAATTAAAAATCTTTGTATTTGAACATCTTGTGCAGTAAAAAGTAAAATACATTCACTTTCTAATCCATCTCGTCCTGCTCTTCCAGCCTCTTGGTAATAGCTTTCCATATTTTTAGGCATTTGATAATGGATTACGTATCTAACATTACTTTTGTCAATTCCCATCCCAAATGCATTCGTAGCGACCATTACATTAATATTATCTTGTAAAAATGCATCCTGTTGTTTTGAACGTTCTGCATCGCTTAAGCCTGCATGATATTTACCGACAGAGATACCAAGATTTTTTAATTTATTTGTAACATTATCTACTTCTTTTCTAGTTGCAGCGTAAATAATACCTGATTCGTTTTTATTTTGTTTTATGTAATTACAAATATAATCTAATCGATTTTGTCCTCTAATGACTTTAAATGACAAATTCTCTCGTTCAAAGCCTGTAATGATTGTCGTTTCCTCAATTATTCCAAGTTGATTACAAATATCAGATTTAACTTGAGGAGTTGCCGTTGCAGTAAGTGCCAGTATTGTTGGGTTCGTAGGCAATTCTTGTATTAAATTTTTTATGCGTAAGTAACTTGGTCTAAAATCATGTCCCCATGACGATATACAGTGTGCTTCATCTACTGCTACAAGTAAGATTGGCAATCTTTTTAATTCGTTGATAAAGCTTTCTGATTCTAATCGTTCAGGTGCAACATATAGAATTTTATATTCACCATAACTTAAATCCATCATTCTTTCATTTACTTCATTATAAGAAAGTGAACTATTAATAAATGTGGAAGGAATACCTACTTGATGCAATGCATCTACCTGGTCTTTCATTAAAGAGATTAAAGGAGAAATGACGAGGGTAACTCCTTGGAGAATTGTCGCTGGAATTTGATAACAGATCGACTTTCCACCACCTGTAGGCATAATACCAGCAGTGTGCTTTCCTGATAAAACTCGTTCAATAATTTGTTCTTGTCCAACTCTAAAATTTTCATATCCAAAATACTTTTTTAAATTTTCTCTTGCAAGTGTTAACATGCTTGCCTCCTTTTTTAATTTATTTGTACAATTTTATTTTACTATAAAGAAATTGAAGAAAGTAAATTTCTTAATCCATTTTCGAAATTTGTATTATCAAGCTTCTGACGTTTTTTTGGTCCCTTCACTCGTCCACCTGCATTTCGAATTTTCTTTGAAACATATCGAGTATGCAAAAGTGAATCAATATTTTCATTTGTATATAGAAAGCCGTTTTGATTTAATACATAAGCTTGCTTTGCTAAAACCATTGCAGCAAGACCGTAATCTTGAGTAATTACGAGATCTCCATTTACAACTCGATTTACTAAAGCAAAATCGACAGCATCCGCACCTTGTGAAACAACTATTGTTTCAGCGCCCTCTCTTTGCATTATATGAGCAGTATCACATAATAAAAGAACGTTTATCTTAAATTCTGCTGCAATTTTAATTGTTTCTGAAACTACTGGACAGCCATCTGCATCAATTAAAATTTTCATTGGATTCTTCCTCTTTCAATTGTTCTTTTAAAGTAAATAATTCGTTATCTGTTAATTTTCTCCATTTACCTATTTCTAGATTTTCCAAATGGATATTCATAATTCGAATTCTCTTTAATTTAATCACTTTAAATCCAAAACTTTTTGCCATTTTCCGAATTTGACGATTTAAGCCCTGCGTTAAAATAATACGGAATGTAAATTCATCTATTTTTTCAACTTTACATTTTTTAGTTAAAATTGTTCCAATAAGTACCCCATTTGACATGCCATTAATAAAATCTTCATTAACTGGCTGATCAATTGTGACAATATACTCTTTTTCATGTCCATGTTCACTATGTAAAATTTTATGTGCAATAGGTCCGTCATTTGTAAGAATGATTAATCCTTCAGAATCTTTATCTAATCTACCTATTGGAAAAATCCTTTTTGGATAATTGACAAAATCAATTATATTTCCTTCTACAGTTTGTAATCCTGTACAAGTAATCCCTACTGGTTTATTTAAAATGATATAGTCTTTTTCACTCGTTAAGTAAATCACTTCATCTCGTATTTGTACAACATCATTTTCTTCTACTATGCTGTTTTTTTCAGCAATAAGTCCGTTAATTTTAACCTGTCCCGATGCAACCAATCGTTCTGCAGCTCTTCTAGAACAATACCCTGATGCGCTAATATAAACATTAATTCTCAATACTTATTCCTCTTTTACTAGTCTTTCTTTTATCATAACAAAAAGTGCTGTGACATAACAGTCATCACAACACTACGGATTAATCATAAAGTTACTTCTTTTATAAAAATTGATAAACGCTGTATTTCCACGCTCTTCAGCAATATCAATTGGAGTTTTACCAGAATTATTCGTTTTAATTTCAGCACCGTTTTTTAACAAATGTTCGGCAATAGACGTATTTCCTTCAAATGCTGCGATATGTAATGCAGTGTGACCTTCACTGTCGCTTATATTAGGATTTGCTCCATTTGTTAAAAGAAAATCGATCACTTCTATTGACTTAGAACCTGCAATTGCTGCATGAAGCGCTGTGTTTTGTGGGATGAATGAAAGCTTTGAGTGAGAAAGTGCATTAATCTGAGCACCATTTTTAACTAAAGTTTTTACAACTTCATATTGACCGTAATGTGCCGCTATACCAAGTAATGTTAACCCATGTTCATTTTCTTCATGAATCAAATTTGGCTGTTTACTTATTATCTCTAATACAATTTCATTTTCGCCTTTTTCCGTCGCATCAAATAATTTTGCAAGTAAATTTTCCATCGTTATCTCTCCTTATTTCTACATTCAATTTGTAAATAATTCAAAAATAAGTAAAACCTTTTATTTAAAAGTCTAGCCTCGTCTACATCTACTGGTATTAATTGAATTGTATTTCCTTGTTGCATTTGTACAAGTTTCCATAGGTCTGAATAAATTATTGTACCTAATGTTGCATACCCGCCTGTAGTTTGAGAGTCTGCTAGTAGGATAATTGGTTGGCCAGTTGGTAGTACTTGAATCGTTCCAAAAGTAGTGCCTTCTGATAAAATATTTGCATCAAACGGTTCTAAATTAGCATTTTTTGAACTTAAATACATACCCATTCTATTAAATAGACCAATTGTAAGAGGTTCAGATAAAATTTGTGATTTTATCTGGTGAGGTATTTTCTCAAAATGACTACTTTTTATAAAATGAACGAAATTATGCTTAGGATAGATTGGAATATACTCATGTTTTAGTCCATTTTTCACTAGTTTATATGAAGTGCTTGAACCATAAATGATTGTACCTTTTTTACATATTAATCCTAGAGAAGCAGGCTCATATGAGGACTGACTTTCGAAATGACATTCACTTATAATGCCGCCGGGTACTGATACATATGAATAAACACCAGTATTTCCCCCGTTAAAAGCCAAAATCTCTCCTTTTTCTATGTCGATTATTTTATTCATCTCAACTAATTTACCGTTAATTGAAGGTTTCAAATTTCCACCTGTAATGACGATTGAAAATTGATTTAATGCTTTTAGGATTGTACCACCAATCGCAATTTCGATACTAGCTGCATTTAATTTATTTCCTATTAATAGATTTCCAATTTGATAAGCTAACTTGTCCATAGCACCAGAAACAGGTATACCTAAATGTCTAAATCCATTCCTACCATTATCTTGAATTGTAATAGATACACCTTTTTGTAAAACTTCAAAAAACTCTTTCAAAGTATTACGCTCCTATAGACTTAACAAGAATGTTATTATCAGTAAATACTTTACGTAATTCCATCGCTAATTTAATTGAAATGTCAGAATCACTATGTATACAAATGGTATCAGCTTGAATTGGAATATCTTTACCGGAAATTGTCGTAACGGTTTTGGTTTTTACAATTTGAAGTGCCTGATTAATGGCATCTTTTGTATTGTGATAAACCGAGTTTAATTGATTACGAGGTACTAATAAACCATCATCACCATATGCTCGATCTACAAAGACTTCTGAAGAAAAAGGAATATTCATTTCAATCGCTGCTTCTATCAATTTGCTATTTGCTAGTCCATATAAGGTTAGTGAAGTATCGAAGTTTTTCATTGCTTTTGTAATTGCTAAAGCGAGTTTCAAATTTGTAGCCGCCATATTATAAAGTGCACCATGAGGTTTTAAATGACGAAGCTCAACTCGGTTTACTTTGCATACCGAATAAAGTGCACCAATTTGATAGAGAACTAATTTATATATTTCTTCTTCACTGAAATTAATTTCTCTTCTACCAAAACCAAGTAAATCTGGGAAGCTTGGATGCGCTCCAATTGATAAATTATATTGCTTTGCTAATTTTACTGTTTCATAAATTACAAACGGATCTCCCGCATGAAATCCGCAAGCGATATTAGCTGAAGTAATGTGTGGCATAATTTGCTCGTCATTTATTTTGTAATTTCCAAAACTTTCACCTAAATCACAGTTCAAATCAATGTGAATCAATAAAACGCACTTCCTTTTTAATTGAATAGTTGTCCTCTTTCACTAGTTGTTCAATCTGATTAAATCCTTCGATATTAATCTCATAAAATTTTACTAGTTCTCCAGGTTTAAAGTTTTCTGTCCCATTATTTTTCGTTGAAAATATTGAAATTGGAGTACGTCCAATAATATTCCACCCACCTGGAGATTCAAAAGGATAAATCCCTGTTTGAGTTCCAGCAATCCCAACCGAACCCTTTAAAACTGTTTTTGGCTTGCTTAGTCTTGGAGTTGAAAGTTTAGGATTTAACCCGCCAAGATAAGGAAACCCAGGAATAAAACCAATCATATAAATGGGATACATTTTTTCTAGATAAAGTCGAACTACGTCTTCAGTTTCTAGTTTATTATGCTCTGCTACTTTTTGAAGTTCTGTCCCAAAAGTGGAACTAAAACAAATAGGAATTTCATAAATTGTATGCCCTCTGTTAATTTTTGAACGACTATAGCGATTAAAATGACACTTTATTTCTTGGTTTATTTCCGCGTATGAAAAGTTAATCGAATCATAAAAAATCGTAATGGAATGATAAGATGGTACGACTGCTGATATTTTAGTCATTAAATTAGTTTTTAGATAATCTGAGAAAGCATGTACTAGATTATTTGTTTCCATTGAAATTGAATCGCCTAAATAACATACTAAGCCAGAGCAACCTAATGGAAAAATATCCAGTTTAGTGCTAGTCATTTAGACCAATCACTTCAATTGCAAGCTTTATTGCATTCGTCAAATCGGTTTGTGACCAACTTGGCAACTTCTGATCAATTACGGCCATTTCATGTGAAGCTGGAATATGAATAAAGCCACTCGGAATTTGCTTGTTTATTTTTTTTAATTCATTAAGCATTTGATACATAACGTTATTACACAAATAAGTACCTGCAGAATTGGATATTTCAGCTGGAAATTTGTGATTGTTTAATTCATTAACAATTGTTTGAATTGGAAGTGTTGTAAATAGTCCATCTGGGCCTTCTGGATCAATTTTAACCCCTGCATATTTATTCCCTTTATTATCCGCTGCACCATCATTGCAATTTATGGCGATCCGTTCTGGCGTTATTTTAAATCTACCACCTGCTAATCCTAATGATATAACCGCTGATGGGTTATACGTATGAAACAATTTTAATAACTCATTACCCGCTGCTCTGAAATCAACAGGTAAAACTGCCCCGATAATTTGAAACCCTCCAACCTCTTGATTATTTAGCTCTTTCACAATTTCTTCTGTAGGATTAATTGAAAAGTTCAGAAAAGGTTCAAAACCTGTTAATAATAATGTGTTCAAAAGCACTCAGTCCTTTGGTAGAATTTATATAATTCACTATTTCGACAAAGTCAGTTTAATTTCCTGTACATATTAATATTAGAGGTTGAATTCCAAGGTATGTTTCTTTTAAAATCGTTCAGTCTTGACTATTAAAAACTGTTTTTTTCGTTTTAAACATCTCATTCCGGTATGTGAAATTTCCGATATTAGACAAAAAAAGAAACACAAACCTCTCTTATTAAGAGAAATTTAAGTCTCTTTAAGAAAAACTTAAGTTTCTGATATAATTTTCTACTTAAGAAGAGCCACCAACAGTTAATGAAACTTCAATTTTCTTATTCTCAACAATTTCGTTAGATATGAGTTTCAATAAATTTTTAGCCGCTAATGAACCCCAATCAAATGTAGAATAAGAGACTGTACTTAATCTTGGTGTTACATATTGTGATAATTCAATATTATCGAAGCCTACAATATAAACATCTTTACCTACTTTGTATTCTGTATCTTGTAGATAGTTATAGATTCCAATTGCCATTTCATCATTAAAACAGAAAATTGCAGCTGGTTCAGTAGTATAGTTTGAAAAGATTTGTTTTGCTGCTAACTCTCCTGAATCTTTCATGAAATTTCCACTGATTTCAATCAAATCAATTTTAGGATAATTTGCTAATTCTTCTCTAACACCTTCCATACGTTTACTTGAATCGTATGATCCTTCTGGCCCTGTTACTACATATACTTTTTTGACATCATTTTTAAGAAGTTCTTTAATCGCTAACTTAGCTCCGCCATTATTATCTAATAGAACTCCTTTAATATTGTTGTGCTGTAATTCTCGATCCATCACTACCATTTTATAATTTTTTTCAGCATAATCTAAAAGTTCTTCATCTGAAAAAGCCTGATCTAAAATGATTCCACCATCAATTACTTTTTCTAATAAAAGTCGATGCGATTGCACACCAGAACAAGCAATTAATTCATAACCTTTGTCGTTTAAAACTTGTCTCATTCCTCTTAAAAGTGGTCCGTAAAAATAACCACCATAATCAGCTAAGAATACCCCAATAATTTTCGTTTCTTTAACCTTTAACATTCTTGCCGCTGCATTAGGAACATAACCTAATCTATTGGCAATCTTCAAGATTCTGCTTCGAGTTTCTTCTGTTACTTTTGGGCTACCATTCAATGCATATGACACTGTTGAAATGGAAACTCCAGCTTCTTTGGCAATATCTTTTATGCCCGCCATCCCATATCCTCCATTCTATGTAAACTAAAAAACTAATTTTTTCTATTTTTTACTTTTATTACGTTTAGATTAAATATAGATGAAATATAATACATATTTTAATTTTATCAAAATTAAGTAAAATTTTCCTACATTTTTTCCAACCTTTATACCTAAATGGGAAAAGTTATATTTTTATTTAAAAAGTGAGCACTGAAGTATTTTGAACTTCCATTGCCCACTTTTACATCTCACATAAAGTTTAAGAAGTAATTAGGTTATTGCGTTTCCAACCTAATATTTTAGCTCCGTTCTTTACGTAATCGCTTTTCATGTATAAATCCCAAATTAATCCTGTTTCATAGTTTTCAATTATCAGCAATGTTGCACCTTTATCAATTCCAATTACTCGATCTGACACCCAGTTAGATGCAACGTCACGATTATATGAATCTAGGAAACCATATTTACTCAATAATTAAGGTACATTTTCATAGAAATAATTTAATGCATCAATTGATTCCTTTGGAGTAAAGACAATTGAACCAGCTGCTGCTGCGGGTGCAATCGTGCCATTATTAATATACTGATTACAATTTGGATGAAACGGTCCAGCCCCATATGCTTTATATTCGTGTGGTCCATCGCATGCAGTTAATCCCCATGCGTGTTCACTTTCTGCAAAAGTTTTAAAGCCCTGTGCATTATCATTACAATACTTCTTAGCGGCTAATGAAGCTTTAACGGAGTTTTCGTGCCAATTAATTCCATCTTCATCAACAATATTTTCAAAATTAAACCATGCATGTGAAAATTGGTGAGTAAACAGCGCCCCTCCCGGTGAATGATAAAATTCATACTCACTTTATTTTACATACTTGGACTGATGTGAAGGAGATGCTACCTGAACTACAAAGTTATGGAATCAAGTTTTATTTAAAATAGATTAAGTAGCAATAAGAATATTGGGACTTAAATTAATGGAAATATAATAAAAATAGTGAGGTTTAGGCAAAAAAATCAGCCAAGACCTCACTTTGATTTTGTTTAAGTATTAACTAAAAATATTGAATATCACATAAAGAAATTTAACAAATAGAGATAAAAATCAAATGATATCGAACTTTGGTTATGATGTAAGACTATATTCTTATTTTTATTAATTGAATAGTCTCGTTGCCAACTCGATAATTCCGCCAAATGTTTAAAATTCGGTCTAGTAACTGAATTAGTCAAGTAGGCAGAGCGATATGCTCCTGGCCATCTCATGTTATTTAGTGAAAAAATCATTTGCTCGGCTGTCATTATTCCTAATCCATGTCCAAAAAACGTACCATCTCCTAGAACAACCGCATTTTCTCCTCTCCACTCAGGGGTTAGTGGATTAAATTCTGGATTATTAAAATATACAATATCTCCAGGTAAAATTCGATCAGAATACTGTGCACCTATTCCTAAGTCAGGATCAGTATGCCAGCCGTATAAATAGATGTTTTGAAAAATTTGATTAAATAAGTCTTCACCTATTAGATTTAAAACTGCATGATAATAAATAATGACCATTGCCGTTGCA
This genomic interval from Gottfriedia acidiceleris contains the following:
- a CDS encoding glycoside hydrolase family 10 protein, which encodes MKKRKLGKYAIAATVGASLLFQQIQNVHAETTLQNSIPPKHEMRAAWIASVVNIDWPSATGLSEMQQKSEFIKLLDDVEKMGMNSVVVQIKPTADAFYPSKYGPWSKYLTGTQGKDPGYDPLAFMVEEAHKRNIEFHAWFNPYRITMPRTAPGNATLDDLNTLAENHPARKHPEWVVPYGKQLYFDPGNPDARQFIIEGIMEVVKKYDIDAVHLDDYFYPYRIAGQEFPDQSSYEKYGKQKFANIEDWRRDNVNQFVKILHNSIKNEKSYVKFGISPFGVWRNIAKDPTGSNTTAGQTNYDDLFADTREWINKEYLDYITPQIYWNIGFEPAAYDILANWWTKEVKGKNIDLYIGQADYKINDNNAAWALPDELPSQIALNRTIPEIKGSMHFSISDLNRNPLGIKDRLSQDLYSTKALIPAMPWLDDQAPKKPKIENASRTKDGIQLTLNTHSNDQDVAYYVVYRFDGLHKDSIDDPRNILTTVRKSENGKTTTYLDTTANIDKEYTYEITAVDRLHNESKVSNQIKVKASIK
- a CDS encoding biotin-dependent carboxyltransferase family protein, which produces MKEFFEVLQKGVSITIQDNGRNGFRHLGIPVSGAMDKLAYQIGNLLIGNKLNAASIEIAIGGTILKALNQFSIVITGGNLKPSINGKLVEMNKIIDIEKGEILAFNGGNTGVYSYVSVPGGIISECHFESQSSYEPASLGLICKKGTIIYGSSTSYKLVKNGLKHEYIPIYPKHNFVHFIKSSHFEKIPHQIKSQILSEPLTIGLFNRMGMYLSSKNANLEPFDANILSEGTTFGTIQVLPTGQPIILLADSQTTGGYATLGTIIYSDLWKLVQMQQGNTIQLIPVDVDEARLLNKRFYLFLNYLQIECRNKER
- the recQ gene encoding DNA helicase RecQ, whose product is MLTLARENLKKYFGYENFRVGQEQIIERVLSGKHTAGIMPTGGGKSICYQIPATILQGVTLVISPLISLMKDQVDALHQVGIPSTFINSSLSYNEVNERMMDLSYGEYKILYVAPERLESESFINELKRLPILLVAVDEAHCISSWGHDFRPSYLRIKNLIQELPTNPTILALTATATPQVKSDICNQLGIIEETTIITGFERENLSFKVIRGQNRLDYICNYIKQNKNESGIIYAATRKEVDNVTNKLKNLGISVGKYHAGLSDAERSKQQDAFLQDNINVMVATNAFGMGIDKSNVRYVIHYQMPKNMESYYQEAGRAGRDGLESECILLFTAQDVQIQRFLIEQSTFEHNRLKQEISKLQSMKDYSYCETCLQAFILKYFGDETDHSCGKCSNCIDQRTSIDITIDAQIVLSCIIRMGERFGKTMVASVLTGSMNKKLIDLNFHTLTTYGLFKTRTLKSVGDLIDYLTSEQFIGVTSGKFPLLTVTNRGREVLLNKINVMKKEEIQVSEITNVDNDLFDQLRSLRKEIATELGVPPFVVFADSTLRDLCKLLPTTDEEFLQAKGVGLQKQQKFGKQFIEVIKKYKEENHIEVETKKTKAITINKVPSHKISYESYQNGLHISEIAKERGLNTTTVENHILQSAMEDDHFDWDEVVPNDIEKQIKDVINTVGSEKLRPIKDELPSEISYFMIKAVIMKSTI
- a CDS encoding ankyrin repeat domain-containing protein; amino-acid sequence: MENLLAKLFDATEKGENEIVLEIISKQPNLIHEENEHGLTLLGIAAHYGQYEVVKTLVKNGAQINALSHSKLSFIPQNTALHAAIAGSKSIEVIDFLLTNGANPNISDSEGHTALHIAAFEGNTSIAEHLLKNGAEIKTNNSGKTPIDIAEERGNTAFINFYKRSNFMINP
- a CDS encoding pseudouridine synthase; the protein is MRINVYISASGYCSRRAAERLVASGQVKINGLIAEKNSIVEENDVVQIRDEVIYLTSEKDYIILNKPVGITCTGLQTVEGNIIDFVNYPKRIFPIGRLDKDSEGLIILTNDGPIAHKILHSEHGHEKEYIVTIDQPVNEDFINGMSNGVLIGTILTKKCKVEKIDEFTFRIILTQGLNRQIRKMAKSFGFKVIKLKRIRIMNIHLENLEIGKWRKLTDNELFTLKEQLKEEESNENFN
- a CDS encoding YaiI/YqxD family protein — translated: MKILIDADGCPVVSETIKIAAEFKINVLLLCDTAHIMQREGAETIVVSQGADAVDFALVNRVVNGDLVITQDYGLAAMVLAKQAYVLNQNGFLYTNENIDSLLHTRYVSKKIRNAGGRVKGPKKRQKLDNTNFENGLRNLLSSISL